The following nucleotide sequence is from Mangifera indica cultivar Alphonso chromosome 17, CATAS_Mindica_2.1, whole genome shotgun sequence.
CTAAAGGTTGACCTAATCATTTACTACTTAGctagttatttattttactcAACTCCTCAATTTTTGTACTTGTTCACAGATTAACAGTGTCTTCTTGCCAAAGTTtgaggaagaaaatatattagaaagaaAGTACATctaataaatctatatataaaacCCACTAAATAACTATCATCTATGCATCAACATCTTAAAACACAACCCTGTTAACTGAAGCATGTTAAGTATTTATTCttgtcaacaaatttttttttttttttaaatcttctagtatgaaatattataaagttGTCTCTTAATGTTAACCAGAACTTGTTGAACGAGATTTTAAAGGTTTGAACAAAATATGGATATCTAAACCtaagaatttttgttttttgcatgttttatcattattgtgagagaaaaaaatcGACCCAAATCGTTCTTTTGTGCATAATAACACAAAGAAAAGTAGAAATTGAACAGAATAGTACAAAATGCAAATCAGATGAAATTCTtgattgtataattttgtaaatttaaaagaaattaaaaacagaAGAAACATAGAATTATATGTAAAAGGAATTACCTGGTCCAACAAGTAACCAACCCAAGCAAGATATCTGTAAGACCTCTTTGATAAATTTCCATGAAAGCAACTTACAAAGAAAATGCATCTACTCAGTTGAAGAACATTATACCCCGCAGCCACAAAAGCAGCATAAACCAAAGCTCTATCACataatttcaatgaaacaaacaattatacaataattaagaaaaaaattcacaCAATTAATAAAGAGGTGGAGAAATCTTACTGTAGACCATTCAAATCCTTGAACGTAATTTTTCTCTCAGTGAAGAAGATAAACTTGGTTTGAGTATCGAGTCGAACTAAACATGCTGCCAAGACAAAGACTAAAGCTGCAGAAAGCCTCAGAAAAGCCTCAGTTTTCAGTATATCCATATATGAACGACTGAAACCCCAACGATGAATTTATTAATGCTCTCAAAACTTGTATAATTGCAAGTTCTAAAGAAATAAACTGTTTTTAAAAATGCACACGAGAGTGGAAACATTTATTGTAAGGCATCATCAATCTGGAAAAACGACAGCcatattttctattgaattttAAGTAGCTTTCAAGTTGTTTAATTTACACGTTATATCTCATTTTGTTTTCCCATAACTCAATTAGTGACCTACTTTAGTTCCCTAGATTATTAAGCCCTACATAATGAAATCAACTTTTTCATGCATATATAACGTTTccaaacatatattaaaatgttaacCGTGGCATTACTTCttcattaaatattacattCTGTATCATGGATACCCCTTTGTCCTAATTTCGTTCTGTTGTCTTTTGCAGTAAATGAGTGACATGACAACTTTTATCTTTTATGAAAGGGTTGAGGTAAAATGATAACCTTAATCTTATAAGAAAGTGTTTTATAAACCTATTCCCCTGAAGATccacttaataatataaaaaggtaTTAGTTTgtatatttcaaaattgaagggttcatttaatttataaaataaaattttatttgaatgataaattcGGAAACTTTGGAGGTAGTTTACGATATTCCATATAATCTGTGATGAGACAAATTTATGATAccaacttttatataaaagtaatatgatattgttaatttattgttCGAATAATAAACTTGCATAATGTTAGTAAGCatgattagatatatataaatattctataCCGAATAGTTCTGACTTCCATGTTCAACTTAAAAGCATCTTTAAATGAATTGCTTATAGGATTAGTTGATCTCAACTAACTCTTCAACCACATTTGTCCACTTCGACGCATTAAATTATGCTTTTAGTATTTCGAAAGCTGTTTTACTAGAATTATATATCTGTGGGGAGCACTTGATGGATTGACATTATGACGGATAGTGAAGGAGATAGAGAAAGATATAAAACCTTTTTATTAAGTAGAAAtaccctaaatattttttaaaatatcaaaattattctttatcacatatatataaactctttcactctcattatcattatatatatttctcatatcattcaaacacttactctccctcttatttttattcaatatcaattactatgGGTTTGTTCGGAAGGAAgaagtttatatttttgaatttgaattaaaaaaagttaattcgTAAGAAAtaggtatttatacgaattttaactcaaaacttaattttatttgttaaatttaattcttatgtcATATAAAAGgggcatttgaatatttgataataaattaggggttatatgaaatgttagaaaaatatggggcattttgatattatacaatatataaaggaattaaataatatgttaagaacggatatatgcattttgatacaagacaatatacaatggtgttaaatgaaatgttagataattatagggggtaaatgaaatgttataaaaatatgggggtattttaatatccaacattgtaagaacattttaaatgaaatgttagaaatagatagatgtattttgatgcaagacaacatacaagggtgttaaataaggggttaaataacatattagaaaaatatgagggtattttgatattaaacattgcaAAAcggttttaaattatatgttaagaGTAAATAGACGTATTTCTATACAAAACAATATGTGAAGGTGtttatgaaatgttataaattatagaggcttaattgaaatattaaaaaaatatgagaggtattgtgatattaaacttttttagatgGTTTAAAATGATATGTCAAAAGTAGATAAATGCATTTCGAGAGAATACAACatttaagggtgttaaatgaaatattatataattataggaGGTTACATGAAATGTTAAAGAAATATggggttattttgatattaaacattgtaagaacgttttaaataaaatgttagaaatagatagatacattttgatacaagacaacatgtgagggtgttatatgaaatgttagataattatagggtttaattaaaattttaaaaaaatataggggtattttgatattaaacttttttagatggttttaaatgacatgttagaagtagatagatgcatttcaaGAGAACACAACATTTAAGAGTGTTAAATGACATGTTACATAATTATAGGGGTTTAAACGAAATGTTAAagaaatatgggggtattttgagattaaacattgtaagaacgttttaaatgaaatgttaggaatagatagatgcattttgatacaagacaacatgtgagggtgttatataaaatgttagataattataggggtttaattgaaattttaaaaacatatgaggacattttgatattaaacatttttagaCGGTTTTAAATTACATGTTATGAGTAGGGTGAGACATTTTGGGAAATTATAGGTtgtatatatatcaataaattgttattgtcgattttttcttataaatgttgaatttttcctaaaaatttgtcattatagaattgataattaaaatgactggTTATACATCGGTTCATTTCCAAGAAAAATGGATTCAACATGAAgacaatacaataaaatatgttggaagatgtaaacaattgattaaaattcccttCGAAACAACATTTGAaggatttattcaacttttgagtGAGTATTGCGGTCTTAATCCAatcaaaaactattttcaactatctataaagccaaaaaaaattgaGCTCAACTGTCTAGTATAGATCtagaatgatgaagatgtccaagaTCTTATcgatatgtctcaatactttcAGGAATatattcatgtttttgttacatgtaccctgatcaaaggacaagaagaagaagaacaacaacaaattagtgaagttaaaaaaatatataatttggaagattgattgatttcagtaacgATGTATTGTATATTGCAAATGAATAGGctcatggagagaaagatagggTTCCCAACTGGGGTGACTTTAAAGGGAACAACATGACTGATATTCCTCTTGATGAGGTAGAGTCCAAGAATATGTCACCTGTTACCAAGGGTATAAATAGTTTGCAGCTTAAAGATCCTATCTTgggtggtgaaaattattttgggcaattttttgacaatgtccccactgatctatttaggtggcttcctgattttcctccacaaccatcaaCATGATCAAGTGGTACAGGATCGATCCGAGAAGGAAATACTATAaagcttggtgatattttctATAACAAACAACACTTGAAAGATATTGTGGATCAATTTTCCCTAAAGAAAGGATTTAATACAGGGTATTTAAGTCTGACATGAGG
It contains:
- the LOC123201136 gene encoding CASP-like protein 2C1 codes for the protein MDILKTEAFLRLSAALVFVLAACLVRLDTQTKFIFFTERKITFKDLNGLQALVYAAFVAAGYNVLQLSRCIFFVSCFHGNLSKRSYRYLAWVGYLLDQVVLYLTFATNSAAVEQSMLVVTGMKEFQWAKWCNKYTRFCFQTGGAICCCFLACCLMAFTTFVSGFNLFRLYSPKKFLRLKNT